TTCTTCACGAAACGACTCAACCGGCTTTGCCTGATTCAGACGCAAGCTGACCGGTGCCGGTGATTGCAAGGCGGAAAAGAAGGATTCCGCCTCCTCACCGAGTAAGGCCCGCATGCGACGTACAAAGGGTTCCGGAAAATCGACCACGTGCTGTTGTTCCTGCAGCGAGATTATTACTTTTCCGGCAAAGCGTCAAACAGTCATGAGCGGATACAGTATCAGCACCGATAAACGTCGACTACAACTTCCGGTAATTCACGATTTCCTGCGCGAATCGTACTGGGCGAAGGATATCCCGGAATCGGTGGTACGTCGGTCGGTCGATGGCTCTTTGTGTTTTGGCGTGTATCACGGCCGGGAGCAAGTCGGTTTTGCCCGGGTCATTACAGACGAAGCCACCTTCGCCTATCTCGCCGATGTCTTTATCCTGCCCGCGCACCGCGGGAAAGGCTTGTCCAGGCGCTTGATGGAAGAGATCATCGCCCACCCGGCCCTGCAGGGACTTCGTCGTATGCTGCTGGCGACACGCGATGCGCACGAGCTTTATGCTCGGTTCGGATTCAAAGGACTGGGAATTCCCGACCGTTGGATGGAGTTGCACCAGCCGGACATTTACCGCTGATCTTCGTACTTTACACTGCTCATTCTTTATGAAGTCATTCAAACCTACGCTGACCACCTGGATCATCCTGGGCCTCCTGCTCGGCCTGGCAACCGGTGCCTGGTATCGCGCCAACTGGCCTGACCCGGAGAACATCCGTCCGTTTGCGGATAACATGCACCTATTGAGTGACATCTTCCTGCGCCTGATCAAAATGATCATCGCACCGCTGGTGTTTTCCCTTTTACTGACGGGAATCGCGAAGGCCGGTGATTTCAAAACGGTCGGGCGCATCGG
This DNA window, taken from Bacteroidota bacterium, encodes the following:
- a CDS encoding GNAT family N-acetyltransferase — encoded protein: MSGYSISTDKRRLQLPVIHDFLRESYWAKDIPESVVRRSVDGSLCFGVYHGREQVGFARVITDEATFAYLADVFILPAHRGKGLSRRLMEEIIAHPALQGLRRMLLATRDAHELYARFGFKGLGIPDRWMELHQPDIYR